A segment of the Nitrospinaceae bacterium genome:
CACGTATTCGCAAGGCGCTCTTTCGCCTCAAGGGAAAGGGTGTTGCGCCCGCCGGGACAGAGACGAAAAAAGCCCGCGCCGCCACCGCCGCGCCAGGCATCGATTACACGCGGGCGATTGTGAGCACATGCGATGGGGCGGGGAACCTGATGCTCTGGGTGGCCCGTTCGCGCCAGCCTCGGGGGCGCTCGCTTTTTCAGGCCCGCATCCGGCACGGTCGGGGCATCGAGGAGTTTGTCTCGACCGACATCTCATCAAAAGAGCTTCGCGATTTCTTTGACCGCCTTACCCAGGATGAGCGCCTACCCACGGTGGATGTGCCTGTTGGATATGCCTTCTGGCTCCTTCAGCGAGCGCAGGCTGCCAATGAGGGCGAGGGCGGCTCGCCAATGCCCTCGGGCTTTACGCACTCAAAACTCCTGCTTGCCCCCTTGGCCGAGCCCGAGGCGTTCCCGTTTCCGGGTGCGCATCTCATTCGTGGATTGCTTGAGCCTGCCTCGGGCGATGAGGGGCGCATCGAGCAAAAAGCGATGCTTGCCAATGCGGCGTTTTGGACGTGGGTGCTTGAGGAGCCCCTGGTGGCCCCCCATTTCAATAAATGCGTTGAGGCGCTACAGGGCGATGAGGCGGCGGATGATGAGCAGCGACGAGCCCTTTTCGATAAGGCGATGGAAGAGGAGGCGGCCAAGCTTTATGAGAACGAGGCGCTCCGCACTCGCCTGGCCGCTCAGCTAGAGGACAATGCCTATCTTTTGCACTTGAGGAAAGAGCTAGATTTTGCGCGCGAGAGCCTGGCGCTCTCGGACCTTCTCGCGGCGGGTGCTCCGCGACCAGAGTTTTTCACCGAGATGGTTCGCTACACGATAGGGGCAATGCTTGATCGGGCGATCAGGCAGAGCCAAGAGGCGCAGGGAGGGCAGGCGCAGGGGCAGCAAGCCCACGATCATGACCATGATCACGCGCACGACCATGACCATGCGCATGACCACGAATAACCAAGAACACACACTTGGCGAGAGCTGATCGGAGGGTGATTCTCCGGCGAATGGTCACGCCTTAGTTTTTTGCTGGTGGAGGAGGAACTCATGGATTTCAAGTTTGATCATGTTCACCTGGTTTGCGGTGATGCCGAGGGGATGCTCTCGTTTTTTGAACGCGTTTTTGGCGCCGAGCGCATATCTTTTAATCCGGATTTCAAGGGTGCGCCCAGCGGGGTGTTGCTGCTGGGCTCGATGCGGATTTTTGTTCGCGGGGTAAAAAGTGATGAAAAGCCCGACGCTGTTGCGCCCGTGCGGGTACAGGGGCTCGATCATTTCGGCATCGGGGTTGAGGATGTCGAGGAGGCCGCCAAGTGGCTCAAGGCACGAGGCGCCGAGTTCTCGATTGAGCCCTACACGGGCGGCATGGGTGGCCGCATGATCGCCTACGTTCGGGGGCCGGACAATTTAGACATTGAAATAGTTGGCCCATATGTGGGCCATAAAGACTAAATATCAATAAGTTATAAGGTTTTGGGGGGCGCCTTCGGGTGCCTCTTTTTTTTAGCGAAGCGCCGTAATCAATACACCGCCGATGACGACAAGAAGTGTTCCTATGACCATTCTTCTTGTGATGAACTCCATTTTTTTCAAGAAAAAGTAGCTGAGAATAAGGATATAAATGGGCGCGGTGCGGCTTAGGGGCATCGTTGTCGATACGTCGCCGAGCATGATCGCGGTCCAGAGAAAAAACGAGCTTCCCGAACTGAAAAGGCCTGCCGTGACTATCCAGAGAAATCCAGCGCGGTTAACAGAGGCCTCGCTGTCTCCAGGCAAGAAGGGTTTGAATGTCACGAGAAATAAGTTGGCTGCAAAAAAGGCCACGGCGATGCCCACTTCCGGGGTTTGCTGGTAGGCGTAGGCATATTTGGAAAACAGAGGGGGGAGCGCATAGGCGACCGAGGCGACGAGCGGAAAGATGAGCGCCCCTTGCAACCAATCCTTGAACGAGCGCGAATCATTTTCTTGAATGCTCAGCAACGAGACCCCGCATACGATTCCCATGGTGCCGATGATGACCCACTTATTCGGCGTCTCCCCGAGGATGATGACGGCTATTAGTGTGCTCCACAGGGGGGCGCTTGAGGTGATGGTGACCGAGCGGCCCAGCCCCATTCGGGTGATGCCGTTGAGGTAGCAGACGCGGCCGAGCCCCGGGCCGACCAGGCCAACCAGTGCGAACCAGAGCACGGGGGTGAGCGTTGAGGTGAAGAGCGTTCCCTTGATGAGGGAAGTGATGAGGCCTGTGAGGCTTACGGTGCCATTGATGATAAACGCCGCCGCCAGCGGTGTGGTGGTTCGCATCCCCAGGCGAATGAGTATCTGGGATATGGCGAAAGTAAAGGAGGAGGCGATAGCCAAAAGCTCGGGGAGGCCGACGGACGAAATGATATGGTTCAATTAGTCCCCTGTTTCTTGCCCGTGGAGCGCTTATTACTTGAGGGGCGACCTGCCTTCCGGGTGGTGGCCCGGGCAGGGGCCCGTGCTGTGCCGGGTTTCGCATCGCCATCTTTCAAGGACTTGAAGTAGGGACACATTCGCCGAAACCCGCACTCTGTGCATTTGGGGTTTCGCGCCGTGCAGATCGTTCGACCAAAGGCGAGCATGTTCATGTGAAGCTCAAAGGCCCTTCCCTCGGGCACATGGGGGCCAAGCTCCCCGTGTGCTTTTTCGGGCCCTGTTTTCTCATCGATGAGGCCGAGCCGTATCGCTATCCGGTGAATATGAACATCGACTGCGAAAAGATCGCGGCTAGAGGCCCACATCAGCGTTACGTAGGCGGTTTTCACGCCGATGCCCTTGTGCCTGGTCAGAAGGGCCACCGCCTCGTCATCAGTAGTTTCGTGCATAAATTCCAACGAAAGCGCCCCGGTCTCGCTCTTTAGCCATTGAAGGAAAGAGTGAATCCGAGCGGCTTTCTGGTTCCCTAAGCCAGCAGATTTTACGGCGCGGGCAAGCGCGCGCTCGGTGGCCCCCGCAGCGGCCTCCCAGTCGGGGAATTGTCGCTTGAGCTCGCCGAAGGCCATATCCCGGTTATGGTCGGTAGTTCCTTGGGAGAGGAGCGTTTCCACGAGGGCGTCGAGGATGTTCGCCCGCCGAGGTCGCTTTGGCATTCCGAAAAGATCGCGCAAGCCGTCCGCGAGCCGGATGATTTTTCGCTTGAGGTTTGCGGGTTTTATTGATTCTTTCGGCATTCTCACGAGCCTCCTGTTAGGAGACCGGACTATCTCACCATTACTTGCTCGATGCCATGAAGTCAGAGGTATGGTGCACAGGCGGCGGCACGGTTTAGAGGCGTGGGAAATCCACCCAGGCCCAGTTAATAAAATAGGGATTTAGGCGGGAGGAAACTTAACCAGCGTTTTGGCTCGAATTCGCCTTGGTTTTGAATGCTTGGGGCTGGCGCGGAGATAGATACCTCTTTGCGCGGGGCTCGCTCTCCCGGAAAACCTTGGCGAGGCGCTTAAGCTTGCGGTATTCGCTAAGAACTCGCCAGATATAGCGTCGGGTTTCCTGAAATGGCGGTACGCCCTTGTAGCGACTCACGGCGGTGGGCCCCGCATTGTAGGAGGCCAGGGCAAGACCGATGTCCCAATAGTGTTTCTTGAGAAGGTTTTTTAAATACCGTGTTCCGCCCTCGATATTTTGACGAACGTCGAAGGGATTTTCGATTCCGAGATGTTTTTGGGTAATTTTGTTGATTTGCATGAGCCCCATGGCCCCCTTGCCAGAAACAGCATAGGGATCGAAGCCACTTTCCACCCGAATGACCACTTTAACCAGAAGTGGGTCAACCCGGTAAAGTGCTGAATAATAATGGATATATCGATATATGTCCGGATGCTGACTGGTATTCGAGGTCGACAAATCATCAGAGCCGTAGTCTGGGCCAGTTCTCCTCTTTGGGGCAGGTAATGAGGAATCAATCTTACCCAACCCCAGGCTTGAGGTCTGAATCGAGGCGACAGCATTCCCTGTTAATCGAGGAAAGTATTTCGAGGGATTAAGGCCCACCCAGCTGGAAACCATGAAAGTGAAGGCGAGCACGCCCACGGTTCCAGAGAGGCCTCGAAGAAAACTCCAGGGCCTCCTCGTGGCGCCGAAATACTGGGCCGCAAATTCAATCGCCAGCAAAACGACATATAAAGCTATAGCTGCAAGCATAGTGGTATACATGAATGTTTACCCTGTAGTTTTCAGGCGAATTACTATGGTTGGTAGATATCCGGCACAAAACAATGGAAGCTCAAGCGGACGAAAGACAACCGGTAAGTAAGAAGTTTTCAGGCTTCTAATTAAGACCCGGCTTGCTCCCATGAAGAAGGCCCACCCCCTATGTAGGGCCCCTTTAATGACAATAATGATGAAGAATATTTGGATAAATTGCAAGTATTTCATCATTTTAATCTTTTGACTTATTCGAAATAAAATCAATGACTTTCGTGATATCTTCGAAAAAATGATTGGGCTCTGCTAAATTTAATTCATCTTTTGAGGCGTAATTTCCCCCCACTGCCCACGCTTGAACTCCCGCTGCGTGCGATGCGGCAACGTCAATTGGAGTGTCGCCAACCATCACCGCCTCCTCGGGTGTGAGGTCAAGTTTTTCAAGAACGGCCAGAATCATGGCCGGGTCGGGTTTCGGCGCATATCCCTGCCTTGCGCCCACAACACATTCCATCCGCTTCATCAGATCGAAGTGCTCAAGTTGTCTGACGCAGTAGGTTTGCGTTTTGTTGGTGACACAGGCAATTAAAAATCCCATGTCAGCGATGGCATCAAGTGTTTCCCTCACGCCTTCTATAAGCTTGGTTCCAGATATAAAATGGATTTCATAATGAGAGCGATAGACTTTTGCGGCATGCTCGGAAATCTCGCTTCCCCATAGTTCGGCGAAGCGATTCTCTAAAGTGGGGCCAATTGAGGCGCGAACCTCGGCGTCGTTTAATTCGGGTTTTCCCAGGTCCCGGCAGGTGAGGTGCATGCAGCGGGCGATGCCCTCGTAGCTGTCCACAAGAGTGCCGTCATGGTCGAATAAAATGGCGCGGATTTTCATCGTCTCCTTCCCGGCGGCAAGACTGCGGGCCGGTGTGGCGTGATATGCTCTGGTCGTTAGGCGGATGGGGCGAACCATAACATTAGGGAGGAGTGGATGGAATTGGCCGTATCCCTTCAACAAAATGCACCTGATCCGGGGGAAGACGCCCTGGTTCCGGGGAAAATCGATCTTAAGGGGATGACCGAGGAGGAATTGGTGGCGTTTTGCGCCGAGGCTGGCGAGCCCGATTACAGGGGACGCCAGGTTTTCGCCTGGATCTGGGAAAAGGGAGAAACCGTAATCTCCCGGATGAGTGATTTGCCGGCCGCCTTTCGCCAAAGACTGGAGGAGCGGGCACGGATTAGCTGGCTTGAGGCCGAAAATATTTTGTCTGGAGACGACGGGACGGAGAAGTTTCTCTGGCGCCTCGGCGATGGGAGCCGAATAGAGAGTGTTCGTATTCCGATGCCTCGCGTGGAGGGAGGGACGCGCTGGTCTCTGTGTATATCGACTCAAGTAGGTTGCGCCATGGGCTGCACTTTTTGCCTGACGGCAAAGATGGGCTTTCATCGTCAGCTCTCGGCGGCTGAGATCGCCGAGCAGTTTCTTGCCGCTCGAAGACGGCTTCCCGAGGGCGAGCGCTTTCATAACGTCGTTTTCATGGGTATGGGTGAGCCGCTGGATAATTTTGACGCCACGGTGGCGGCGGTGGGGCTGTTGACCCATCCAAGGGGAATCGGACTGGCGCCCAGGCGGCTGACCGTTTCGACGGTGGGCATTTCCTCGAGGCTCGGGGATTTTGTTAAACAAGCGCCCGGCGTTGGCGTGGCGGTATCCCTCCATGCTGCCGATGAGGATACGCGCTCGAAGATCGTGCCGGTGAATCGCAAGTGGGGGCTGATGGATATACTTAAGGACTGCAAGGCGCTCCCCCTTACGGTGAGGCAACGAATTACGTTTGAGTATGTTCTTTTGAGCGGGGTGAACGACTCGGCCGAGGATGCGAGGAAACTGGCTGGCCTTCTTGGAGAAATCCGCTGCAAGGTGAACCTCCTGCCTTGGAATCCGTTTGATGGGGCCCCCTTCGAGAGGCCCTCGGAGACCAGGGTCGAGACGTTTCGCCGGACTCTTGCCGACCGGGGGCTGACTGTCACCGTCCGCCAGAGCAAGGGTCTTGATATTCGGGCGGCGTGTGGCCAACTGGCCGACGACGTTAAAATGGCCGAGCATCGTGGAAAAAAATAGGCGCGTTTATTTCTCTTGCGCCCTGGTTGCTCATGCGTCCGATCAGGCTAATTATGAAAAGAGAAAATATTGCCGCGAAATATGTCGTGAGTAATTCCATCGATTTTCAACCTTTAAAAGATGTGGTCTTTCTAAACGATGCGGCCTAGCAGACAGCTCAAATCGAGCAGGAGCGATGCCGCCACATATCCAACCAAAGCCTCCATTCGTCTGCTCCCTTAAAAAAACGGTCCCTGGTACCAAAAAATAAAGTTTTATGGAACCCATGATGCGGGTGGCTGCCTTGTGAATCCCAAGAACCGGAGAATCGCCTTCATGTGCGGTATATGTTGCGAGATTCATACCTTGGGGGGCAGATGGGCCGGGCTGGGGTGTGAGCGAGGTCACAGTCTGAATGGAATTAATTAATCGTATTCATATCAATAATTTATGGGTTTGTTTTGGCCCTGAGAGGGGGCGTCGAGGATATAGGTAGGACCAGCTGCCTCTGCGAGGGGGGGGGATGTGCGACATGTTGCGGAGAAGATCGCCGGCTCCCTGACGCAGGGCTTTCTCAATTGACGCATTGTTGCTTGTGAGGTGCCCTTGAGCGCATGGGCTAATTTGGCATTTAGGGGCCCCAGGGGCCGGGTGCAAACACCCTGTGAGCTAGGGTGGGGTTAGTCTTTGGCCAGGAATTTCCGAAGTATTTTCTCGTTCACCTCGACCCCAAGCCCAGGGCCCTCGGGTACTTTTACCATGCCTTTTTCAACTCTAAAGCCTGTGACGATATCGAGATCATGCCAAGCGGGGGCTTTTCCCGACTCGTTGTATACGATGGCCGGAGTTGACGCGAAAAGATGGGCGGCGGCGGCATCGATGAGTGCTCCTTGAATGACACTTCCACATAGCCCCTCGATGCCATTCGCCTCTGCCAGGGCGGCTGCTTTTTTCGAGGGAAGAAGCCCCCCTTCGCGATTTATCTTGATATTGACGACATCCGCTGCGCGGCGGCGCATGAGTTCAGCCATATAGTCAGGGCGCATAGATTCATCAGCGCCTATCCTCACTCGCGTATTTTTCGTGATGAACGCCATTCCCTCGATGTCGTGTCCGGGCACGGGTTGCTCGACCATCGTGACGTTGTATTCCTCGATCATGGCGCAGACCGAAACGGCTAATTTTGGTGTCCAGGTGGTATTGGCATCGACCACTAGCATGACCTTGTCCCCGGTAGCCTCACGAACCTTCTGCACACGGGCGACACTGGTTTTCACGTCCTGATTCATTTTTACTTTGAAGGCTAGGGTGCCCTCTGCCATTGCGGCGGCAGCGATTTCAGCCGTTTTTTCGGGCGATTCCAGGGGAAGTATGTCGAACGAGGGCATCTCGTCCCGAATTTTCCCGCCTAGAAGGTTGTATACGGGTTGATCTAGTATTCGGCCCTGAAGGTCATGGAGGGCGCAATCAATCGCAGATTTTGGAGCATAGTGAAAAGGGATAGTGGATTCCATATCGCGGTGTATGGCTTCTAAATAAAACGGATCTTTTCCCTTGATTAGGGGGAGGAGGTATTCTTTTAAAACGGTGAATGCCGATGACTGGGTTTCTCCTGTTGGAAACGAGCGGGGTGAACCTGCCCCCCATCCGATGGCTCCACCAGAAGCTGTGAGCTTGACCACGACATCGCGTGAATGGGTCTCTATTCTGTTGGCGTCCTTGTATGGATGATTTAGCGGTATGGAGACAGGAAAAGCCTCTACGGTTTCAATTATTGGCATGTAGTTACCCCTTGTGGGAGGCTATGGAGAATCTATGGTGAACATTTTCACTGCAGGCATTAAGGTTAGACATAATTTATCAGTAATTCCACCCCTGATGAAATTTTGGGATACTCTATTTTGCAGGAGATTTTTGGCATTGAAAATTCTATTAACCTGAGACGGTTGCAATAACCCCTGTAGCCGTGTTGTAAGTAGGTCCAAATTGAATTTGAGTGTTGTTGTCAAATTACGTTAGCTGCTTTCCGGGAGAGGTGAATGCCCGAGTTGCCAGGAAATATTGAAGATATGCTCAGCGGTATTTCCGCGAATCTGGGAGAACTCCTGCGCGAGCAAAAAACGCTTGGGGAGCGGATGGAGAATCTGGAGGAGCGAATCTCCAGATTTGAGGAAAAAGGGCAAGCTTCCGATGGGGCATCGGAAGGGGCTTCTTACGACTACCGGATTCTTGAACATTATCGGCGTTATACGATATGGGATAGCAAGGGCCGCAAAGCGGAGATGACCAACACACGCCGTTGTCTTGCGCTCCGCGACATGCCTGGGCTCAGAACTCGCTACCATACGGGAACAGGTGACCGAAATGTGGAATATTCTTACCGCATTTTTCAAGAGGACCAGGATGTAGAGTCAGCCTGGATACCGCTCGAATTTGAAATTAATAAAGGGGCAGGGGCAGATTATTCGGCCATTCTTGCTTTGCCCCAGCCTATTTTGAGCGGGGAGCGCTTTGAGCTTCGCCACAAAATGAAATTAATCGATTCTTTTTGCACCCACAACGAGTGGGTGAGCATTGTAGTTGAGTATCCGACGGAGAGATTTGTTCTTGAGTTGATTCTCCCCTCGGATCGGATGATTCAGGGTGCCCGGAGTGAGAGTTCTGCGGGAGCCTCGCAGAGCTTTGACAAAAGGCGCATCGTGCCGCAAAAGGTACCGGGCGAGAGCCAGGTCGTGATGGCCTGGGAAAAGGAGAGCCCGGTTACGGGGCGCACCTACACCCTCTACTGGGAGTGGTAGGGGGGGGCTGGTTGGTTTGAGTGCCACATGTCGCACCATGTTCGCACATGCCGCGCATAGACCTCATAGGTGCGCGAATTTGCTGTTTGACATGGGGGGGAGCCTCAGGGGCACTGAATTCCCGGACAACAGAGCCCTCTCATAGGCCGAGCCTTCGAGGGCGCTCTCCTGGCTTGATGCACGAATTTGCTGTTTGACACGAAGTCTGCTTGCGGCAAGCGCTTTTTAAAACAATTTATGGTAATGAAATCAAGTAGTTATGGGTTTCAGTAGTCAGGTTATGGGTTCCAATGGTTAGGTTAGGGGTATCGATAGTTAAAGATTCAACTCGTTAGAGACTCATCTTCCCGCCCCGGCGTTCGGTGGCAGGATCGAGATATTCTCTTTTTTTTCTACATTCATCAGGAGTTCGAACATGCTTGATCAAAACAGCTTTCTCGTTGAATTAACCGAAAACTGCGGGGCCCAGATACTGCCCGATGGCCGCGTGAAGACAAACCGTTCCCAGCTCGAAAAATGCGCCGCAACCCGCAGTGCTAGCGTCAGCGTCTCGCACTCCAAAAATTTCGAGAAAAACATCCACGTCCCCACGATCACCGTCCGCCGTGTCGAGAAAAAAGGCGCTAAGACCGAAACCGAAAACCTCTACTTCAACTACGAAGAGCAGGGCGAGGACATGATCACCGAAAATCCCGCCGCGTGGGGCCGAATTCCAATTCAGATATTCGGCTAGCCCCTTAGCGAAATTGGGAACAGGAGATTATTCAGATGCCCGGAGAATGGACCCCCGAGCTCATCAAGGAGCAGTTCGCCCGCCGCCTTGGCACGCTCTTTAACGGCCACGTCGGCATTGAACTCATCGAGGCAGGCCACGGCTTTGCCCGTCTGCGCCTGCCCATCAGGGACGAAATCCTCCAGCCCACTGGCGTCGTCCATGGCGGCGCCGTCGCCACCCTCGCCGATGTCACCGCCGGTGTCGCCGCCCACGTCTCCTATCCCCCCGGTACAGACATCGTCACCGTCGAGCTGAAAGTAAACTTCATTGCCGGGCTGAGGGAGGGCAACCTCCTCAGCGAGGCCAAGCCCCTCCATCTTGGCCGCCGCACCTCGGTCTGGGAGGTGCGCATCAACCACGACTCGGGCCGCCACGTCGCCTTCGCC
Coding sequences within it:
- a CDS encoding DMT family transporter translates to MNHIISSVGLPELLAIASSFTFAISQILIRLGMRTTTPLAAAFIINGTVSLTGLITSLIKGTLFTSTLTPVLWFALVGLVGPGLGRVCYLNGITRMGLGRSVTITSSAPLWSTLIAVIILGETPNKWVIIGTMGIVCGVSLLSIQENDSRSFKDWLQGALIFPLVASVAYALPPLFSKYAYAYQQTPEVGIAVAFFAANLFLVTFKPFLPGDSEASVNRAGFLWIVTAGLFSSGSSFFLWTAIMLGDVSTTMPLSRTAPIYILILSYFFLKKMEFITRRMVIGTLLVVIGGVLITALR
- a CDS encoding VOC family protein; the protein is MDFKFDHVHLVCGDAEGMLSFFERVFGAERISFNPDFKGAPSGVLLLGSMRIFVRGVKSDEKPDAVAPVRVQGLDHFGIGVEDVEEAAKWLKARGAEFSIEPYTGGMGGRMIAYVRGPDNLDIEIVGPYVGHKD
- a CDS encoding HAD family hydrolase, whose translation is MKIRAILFDHDGTLVDSYEGIARCMHLTCRDLGKPELNDAEVRASIGPTLENRFAELWGSEISEHAAKVYRSHYEIHFISGTKLIEGVRETLDAIADMGFLIACVTNKTQTYCVRQLEHFDLMKRMECVVGARQGYAPKPDPAMILAVLEKLDLTPEEAVMVGDTPIDVAASHAAGVQAWAVGGNYASKDELNLAEPNHFFEDITKVIDFISNKSKD
- a CDS encoding PaaI family thioesterase → MPGEWTPELIKEQFARRLGTLFNGHVGIELIEAGHGFARLRLPIRDEILQPTGVVHGGAVATLADVTAGVAAHVSYPPGTDIVTVELKVNFIAGLREGNLLSEAKPLHLGRRTSVWEVRINHDSGRHVAFASGTFMIVKQAPTE
- the rlmN gene encoding 23S rRNA (adenine(2503)-C(2))-methyltransferase RlmN, yielding MELAVSLQQNAPDPGEDALVPGKIDLKGMTEEELVAFCAEAGEPDYRGRQVFAWIWEKGETVISRMSDLPAAFRQRLEERARISWLEAENILSGDDGTEKFLWRLGDGSRIESVRIPMPRVEGGTRWSLCISTQVGCAMGCTFCLTAKMGFHRQLSAAEIAEQFLAARRRLPEGERFHNVVFMGMGEPLDNFDATVAAVGLLTHPRGIGLAPRRLTVSTVGISSRLGDFVKQAPGVGVAVSLHAADEDTRSKIVPVNRKWGLMDILKDCKALPLTVRQRITFEYVLLSGVNDSAEDARKLAGLLGEIRCKVNLLPWNPFDGAPFERPSETRVETFRRTLADRGLTVTVRQSKGLDIRAACGQLADDVKMAEHRGKK
- a CDS encoding lytic transglycosylase domain-containing protein codes for the protein MYTTMLAAIALYVVLLAIEFAAQYFGATRRPWSFLRGLSGTVGVLAFTFMVSSWVGLNPSKYFPRLTGNAVASIQTSSLGLGKIDSSLPAPKRRTGPDYGSDDLSTSNTSQHPDIYRYIHYYSALYRVDPLLVKVVIRVESGFDPYAVSGKGAMGLMQINKITQKHLGIENPFDVRQNIEGGTRYLKNLLKKHYWDIGLALASYNAGPTAVSRYKGVPPFQETRRYIWRVLSEYRKLKRLAKVFRESEPRAKRYLSPRQPQAFKTKANSSQNAG
- a CDS encoding endonuclease III; protein product: MPKESIKPANLKRKIIRLADGLRDLFGMPKRPRRANILDALVETLLSQGTTDHNRDMAFGELKRQFPDWEAAAGATERALARAVKSAGLGNQKAARIHSFLQWLKSETGALSLEFMHETTDDEAVALLTRHKGIGVKTAYVTLMWASSRDLFAVDVHIHRIAIRLGLIDEKTGPEKAHGELGPHVPEGRAFELHMNMLAFGRTICTARNPKCTECGFRRMCPYFKSLKDGDAKPGTARAPARATTRKAGRPSSNKRSTGKKQGTN